A DNA window from Nymphalis io chromosome 28, ilAglIoxx1.1, whole genome shotgun sequence contains the following coding sequences:
- the LOC126779276 gene encoding mucin-3A-like isoform X2: MEHIRVLLLLCITTVLGNPCINWTLNSMPYPNDCQSYIVCWMSKPYVRACPNNLYYDVKSNNCQPLVATMCCNVSFPFEKQVLNLPPAPGDVGVQTKRPKRPFTRRILPPLTSSVHTTLSTTTTQETSTKLSPITATMITENLSTGEDISQQTTTRSSVTISSTPATTIYYPLSTQNFTNTATTDHETESIFSTAIPTKATQYQPTSTSQQEITKLSSPTEATTWQTKFDLTTLLNTETTLIPSVATTLREKTTQKFSTTETVTSVTDLSTLSSDTTNIPSTKETPAVSTEQTSRINPSTILITTSPTEYMTSSHSVTATVPEISTILNSSEMDIYEVTTENTIPFTISQPTTTPASNLNTKTDTTPSITLPTLKTSTGIYSTTQVTEEINTNKITTVYTTPSTAAPTMITIRSTTELPNTTSKETDKTVTETHMTTTDMPSSKYTTDLNLTSTPVTTSLPSETTVNESQTTTNTYSTAEETSTETGETSTSSSSTEASTIAIAENSSTNTIQETSTFESPSTASINTDISTTISPITKTTELLITESTTIPQTTISENISVTTTEPNGTSITFSTSLPTSTSAVTSEPLITSTEHSTDVPIITKQTLPSLSTKLSTKSEFITTTSSESDKTTLSIKSTLPSLSTKVTPELATTVPELISTSTILPTTDKLSSTTEPVTLTPYTDKFSSQATTFTGSPIITLLTEATQPDNKLTSTVQPLPPVTSTEATSEITSGLSTTDKEPMTTEAGQSTAHMSTVVSSEPTQHTTVLIPSSTLLTTPTDATITETVPSTAGSTSSESSANISTKLTTALPVSPESTQHISTETQSVPSITATTISATTSDIVSTISTTRDLITTATEQIITTMASSATSDNTSPSASTEKSGVTLTTSDANPITATMPSNEIEPTDTTWSTKDFTLTTRLILPSIPSPLPYLTTKQEKLITTPATIKTDLDGAATTPSSVKVSTNTTPLSTITPFVTKQTDIPIIPSSTILPQTEASVSTSYSASTTIKTETISDGQTSTFTISDSTTSIEKMNTTSNPHTTISFTTEQETSTIKSELSTPDSSAATSTAAITEEPSTNTIQETSTFAYPTTASIDISTSTISPVTKITESTTGSTTVQQTTDTEDIDVPGTTFQPHETTMNISTSLPTSAITSEPLIISTQHSTDVPIITKQTLPSLSTKSSTTSESVPSTSATSTPKSLTTENVEIDDSTTISPITKTTELLITESSKLPQTTVTEDISGTTAQPHETTMTFSTSLPTSASAVTSEPLITSTEHSTDVPIITKQTLPSLSTKLSTTSESVTITSSESDETTLSIKSTLPSLTTKVTPDLATTVPELISKSTILPTTDKVTSTSEPVTLTSYTDKFSSQTTTFTGSPIITLLTEATQPDNKLTSTVQPLPPVTSTEATSETIPDLPTTDKEPTTEIDQSTAHVSTDVSSEPTKPSTLLTTATDSSITLTDSTTSHHSIITTPQPRSTINTELTTSLPDTSQPTQHTTSETQTIPSITTTTVATSDITTTSPKRNDITTTISDTTSNQSVSHITTTSKLLPTDSEKTDTDLITTSTKLMTTTLSSATSSPLVSSIEPEVTLISTTTNEPTANELTTKETIIESTLTTLSSTATISESTSTTVFSGFTLPSFPNKSSVSPTEKSNKIELPTPLTKRTTTDHSTRLTLPTMLPGVKTTTSITRPSLPPIPPTESPCEYYGKAQQEALKRQPLPLCRESDDYQYPDFHNCSTYYKCSRGTMSRLDCLPNQEFSPRALRCMPVSKAKCQKHISLNEQKVFLDYFVLFNNAMKSYESK, translated from the exons ATGG agcACATACGAGTCCTGCTCCTACTATGTATCACAACGGTTTTGGGTAACCCCTGCATAAACTGGACATTGAACTCCATGCCATACCCAAATGATTGCCAGAGCTACATAGTATGTTGGATGTCGAAACCTTATGTACGAGCGTGTCCGAACAACTTATACTATGACGTGAAATCAAAT AATTGCCAGCCATTGGTAGCAACTATGTGTTGTAATGTATCATTCCCATTCGAAAAACAAGTGCTTAACCTACCTCCAGCCCCAGGTGATGTCGGCGTACAAACAAAGAGGCCTAAACGTCCATTCACAAGACGCATCTTACCACCTCTTACATCAAGTGTTCATACGACCCTCTCGACTACGACTACTCAAGAAACATCAACAAAATTATCACCAATAACTGCAACAATGATAACGGAAAATCTATCAACTGGTGAAGATATATCACAACAAACGACAACTAGATCATCTGTAACTATATCAAGTACTCCCGCAACAACAATATATTACCCGTTGTCTACTCAAAATTTTACGAATACAGCCACGACAGATCACGAAACAGAATCAATTTTCTCAACAGCAATACCTACTAAAGCGACTCAATATCAACCAACATCAACTTCACAACAAGAAATCACTAAATTATCATCACCAACAGAAGCAACGACATGGCAAACGAAATTTGATTTAACGACATTATTAAATACAGAAACGACTCTAATACCATCTGTCGCAACAACATTACGTGAAAAGACAACACAAAAATTTAGTACAACAGAAACAG TGACTTCTGTTACTGATCTGTCCACATTAAGTAGTGATACAACAAACATACCAAGTACGAAAGAAACACCTGCAGTATCAACTGAACAAACATCTAGGATCAATCCATCAACAATATTAATCACTACTTCACCAACAGAGTATATGACAAGCAGTCACTCTGTAACAGCTACTGTTCCGGAAAtatcaacaatattaaattctaGTGAGATGGATATATATGAAGTAACTACGGAAAATACTATACCATTTACAATAAGTCAACCAACAACAACCCCAGCTAGTAATTTGAATACAAAAACTGACACAACTCCATCTATTACTTTACCAACTTTAAAGACAAGTACAGGAATATATTCTACTACTCAAGTAACTGAGgaaatcaatacaaataaaataacaactgtATATACAACACCTTCCACAGCAGCACCGACAATGATAACTATAAGATCAACGACAGAACTACCAAACACTACTAGTAAAGAAACTGATAAAACCGTAACAGAAACACACATGACAACTACCGACATGCCATCATCAAAGTATACtacagatttaaatttaacatcaaCACCCGTAACAACATCATTACCTTCTGAAACAACAGTCAATGAATCACAAACTACTACAAACACATATTCAACAGCAGAAGAAACATCAACGGAAACAGGTGAAACGAGTACATCAAGTTCCTCGACTGAAGCTTCAACTATCGCAATAGCAGAGAATTCAAGTACAAATACAATACAAGAAACCAGTACATTTGAATCTCCTTCAACAGCAAGCATTAATACTGATATTTCAACAACTATAAGCCCTATAACAAAGACCACGGAGCTGCTTATAACTGAATCTACTACAATAccacaaaccacaatatctgaaaatatATCTGTTACAACCACAGAACCAAATGGTACATCAATAACTTTTTCAACTTCACTTCCAACGTCAACATCAGCTGTGACATCTGAGCCGCTCATAACAAGCACAGAACATTCGACCGATGTCCCAATAATTACTAAACAAACTTTACCATCTTTATCTACAAAACTCTCTACAAAATCGGAATTTATAACTACTACATCAAGTGAATCAGATAAAACTACATTATCTATTAAATCTACGTTACCATCATTATCAACAAAAGTCACGCCTGAATTAGCAACTACAGTACCAGAATTAATTTCTACATCAACAATACTGCCAACGACAGATAAACTATCAAGTACAACTGAGCCTGTGACGCTTACGCCATATACAGATAAATTTTCATCCCAAGCAACAACATTTACTGGTAGTcctataattactttattgacGGAAGCAACACAGCCTGATAATAAATTGACATCGACTGTACAGCCCTTGCCGCCTGTAACTTCTACTGAAGCTACCTCAGAAATTACATCAGGTCTGTCAACTACAGATAAGGAACCAATGACAACAGAAGCAGGTCAATCAACAGCACATATGTCAACTGTTGTGTCATCTGAACCAACACAACATACTACAGTTTTAATACCATCATCAACATTATTAACAACTCCAACAGATGCTACAATTACAGAAACAGTCCCATCGACAGCCGGAAGTACATCTTCAGAATCTAGTGCAAATATTAGCACAAAGTTAACAACGGCTTTGCCTGTGTCACCAGAATCCACACAACATATTTCAACTGAAACTCAATCTGTTCCCAGTATTACTGCTACTACTATTAGTGCAACAACATCTGACATAGTAAGTACTATTTCAACAACAAGGGACTTAATTACAACGGCAACTGAACAAATAATAACGACCATGGCCTCGAGTGCAACTAGTGATAATACGTCACCTTCGGCTTCAACAGAGAAATCAGGAGTAACTCTGACAACTTCTGATGCAAATCCTATAACAGCCACCATGCCTTCAAATGAAATTGAGCCGACAGATACTACATGGTCAACAAAAGATTTTACATTAACAACACGGTTAATACTACCATCGATACCTTCTCCACTGCCATATTTGACAACTAAGCAAGAGAAATTAATAACAACACCAGCCACAATAAAAACAGATCTCGATGGAGCAGCGACAACTCCTTCTTCGGTAAAAGTATCAACTAACACAACGCCTTTATCAACTATTACACCTTTTGTTACCAAGCAAACTGATATACCTATTATACCATCTAGTACAATATTGCCTCAAACTGAAGCTAGTGTTAGCACGTCATATTCTGCTTCAACTACAATAAAAACTGAAACAATATCTGATGGACAAACATCGACATTTACGATCTCTGACTCCACGACGTCAATCGAAAAAATGAACACTACTTCAAATCCTCATACTACAATCTCATTTACAACAGAACAAGAAACATCTACAATAAAAAGTGAATTGAGTACCCCTGATTCCTCAGCTGCAACTTCAACTGCTGCAATAACAGAAGAACCTAGTACAAATACAATACAAGAAACTAGTACATTTGCATATCCAACGACAGCAAGTATTGATATCAGTACATCAACTATAAGCCCTGTAACAAAGATAACAGAGTCTACGACTGGATCTACTACAGTGCAACAAACAACAGACACTGAAGATATCGATGTACCTGGCACAACATTTCAACCACATGAGACAACAATGAACATTTCAACTTCACTTCCAACATCAGCTATAACATCTGAGCCGCTGATAATAAGCACACAACATTCGACCGATGTTCCAATAATTACTAAACAAACTTTACCATCTTTATCTACAAAATCCTCAACAACATCGGAATCTGTACCATCAACATCAGCGACTAGTACACCTAAATCTCTAACAACAGAAAACGTTGAAATTGATGATTCAACAACTATAAGCCCTATAACAAAGACAACGGAGCTGCTTATAACTGAATCTTCTAAATTGCCACAAACCACTGTAACTGAAGATATATCTGGCACAACAGCACAACCTCATGAAACAACAATGACTTTTTCAACATCACTTCCTACGTCAGCATCAGCTGTAACATCTGAGCCGCTCATAACAAGCACCGAACATTCGACCGATGTCCCAATAATTACTAAACAAACTTTACCATCTTTATCTACAAAACTCTCTACAACATCGGAATCTGTAACTATAACATCAAGTGAATCTGATGAAACTACACTATCTATTAAATCTACATTACCATCATTAACAACAAAAGTCACGCCTGATTTAGCAACTACAGTACCAGAATTAATTTCTAAATCAACGATACTGCCAACGACAGATAAAGTAACAAGTACATCTGAGCCTGTGACGCTTACGTCATATACTGATAAATTTTCATCCCAAACAACAACATTTACTGGTAGTcctataattactttattaacgGAAGCAACACAGCCTGATAATAAATTGACATCGACTGTACAGCCCTTGCCGCCTGTAACTTCTACTGAAGCTACCTCAGAAACTATACCAGATCTGCCAACTACAGATAAGGAACCAACGACAGAAATAGATCAATCTACAGCACATGTGTCAACTGATGTGTCATCTGAACCAACAAAACCTAGTACATTATTAACAACAGCAACTGATTCTTCAATTACATTAACGGACTCAACGACATCCCATCACTCAATTATTACAACTCCACAGCCTAGATCAACTATAAACACAGAGTTAACAACATCTTTGCCTGATACATCACAACCCACACAACATACTACATCTGAAACACAAACTATTCCCagtattactactactactgtaGCAACATCTGATATTACCACTACGTCACCAAAGAGAAATGATATCACAACTACTATATCAGATACTACAAGCAATCAATCAGTAAGTCACATAACAACAACATCTAAACTTTTGCCAACGGATTCAGAAAAAACAGATACTGACTTAATCACGACATCAACTAAACTTATGACGACCACTTTATCGAGTGCAACTAGTTCACCTTTAGTTTCTTCAATTGAACCAGAAGTAACTTTGATAAGTACGACTACCAACGAACCGACAGCGAATGAACTGACGACAAAAGAAACAATAATAGAGTCTACATTAACAACACTTAGTTCCACTGCAACGATTTCTGAGTCTACTTCGACTACGGTATTTTCTGGTTTCACACTACCATCTTTCCCCAATAAGTCTTCAGTCTCACCTAcagaaaaatcaaataaaattgaattacctACTCCTCTGACAAAAAGAACCACAACAGATCATTCGACACGTTTAACATTACCAACAATGTTACCGGGAGTTAAAACAACAACTTCGATCACAAGACCTTCGTTACCCCCGATACCACCAACCGAATCACCTTGCGAATACTATGGAAAAGCTCAACAAGAAGCTCTTAAGCGTCAACCGCTACCTTTGTGTAGAGAAAGCGATGACTACCAATACCCAGATTTTCACAACTGCAGCACCTACTACAAGTGTTCCAGAGGAACCATGTCAAGACTCGATTGTCTTCCTAACCAAGAATTCAGCCCTCGAGCACTT agATGCATGCCTGTGTCAAAAGCGAAATGTCAAAAGCACATATCATTGAATGAGCAGAAAGTCTTTTTAGATTATTTCGTGCTCTTCAACAACGCAATGAAAAGCTACGAAagcaaatga
- the LOC126779276 gene encoding mucin-3A-like isoform X1: MEHIRVLLLLCITTVLGNPCINWTLNSMPYPNDCQSYIVCWMSKPYVRACPNNLYYDVKSNNCQPLVATMCCNVSFPFEKQVLNLPPAPGDVGVQTKRPKRPFTRRILPPLTSSVHTTLSTTTTQETSTKLSPITATMITENLSTGEDISQQTTTRSSVTISSTPATTIYYPLSTQNFTNTATTDHETESIFSTAIPTKATQYQPTSTSQQEITKLSSPTEATTWQTKFDLTTLLNTETTLIPSVATTLREKTTQKFSTTETGTTATSTAIKRNETSTESLTSKVPLLSTTESTFSSTTDSLFTVTSVTDLSTLSSDTTNIPSTKETPAVSTEQTSRINPSTILITTSPTEYMTSSHSVTATVPEISTILNSSEMDIYEVTTENTIPFTISQPTTTPASNLNTKTDTTPSITLPTLKTSTGIYSTTQVTEEINTNKITTVYTTPSTAAPTMITIRSTTELPNTTSKETDKTVTETHMTTTDMPSSKYTTDLNLTSTPVTTSLPSETTVNESQTTTNTYSTAEETSTETGETSTSSSSTEASTIAIAENSSTNTIQETSTFESPSTASINTDISTTISPITKTTELLITESTTIPQTTISENISVTTTEPNGTSITFSTSLPTSTSAVTSEPLITSTEHSTDVPIITKQTLPSLSTKLSTKSEFITTTSSESDKTTLSIKSTLPSLSTKVTPELATTVPELISTSTILPTTDKLSSTTEPVTLTPYTDKFSSQATTFTGSPIITLLTEATQPDNKLTSTVQPLPPVTSTEATSEITSGLSTTDKEPMTTEAGQSTAHMSTVVSSEPTQHTTVLIPSSTLLTTPTDATITETVPSTAGSTSSESSANISTKLTTALPVSPESTQHISTETQSVPSITATTISATTSDIVSTISTTRDLITTATEQIITTMASSATSDNTSPSASTEKSGVTLTTSDANPITATMPSNEIEPTDTTWSTKDFTLTTRLILPSIPSPLPYLTTKQEKLITTPATIKTDLDGAATTPSSVKVSTNTTPLSTITPFVTKQTDIPIIPSSTILPQTEASVSTSYSASTTIKTETISDGQTSTFTISDSTTSIEKMNTTSNPHTTISFTTEQETSTIKSELSTPDSSAATSTAAITEEPSTNTIQETSTFAYPTTASIDISTSTISPVTKITESTTGSTTVQQTTDTEDIDVPGTTFQPHETTMNISTSLPTSAITSEPLIISTQHSTDVPIITKQTLPSLSTKSSTTSESVPSTSATSTPKSLTTENVEIDDSTTISPITKTTELLITESSKLPQTTVTEDISGTTAQPHETTMTFSTSLPTSASAVTSEPLITSTEHSTDVPIITKQTLPSLSTKLSTTSESVTITSSESDETTLSIKSTLPSLTTKVTPDLATTVPELISKSTILPTTDKVTSTSEPVTLTSYTDKFSSQTTTFTGSPIITLLTEATQPDNKLTSTVQPLPPVTSTEATSETIPDLPTTDKEPTTEIDQSTAHVSTDVSSEPTKPSTLLTTATDSSITLTDSTTSHHSIITTPQPRSTINTELTTSLPDTSQPTQHTTSETQTIPSITTTTVATSDITTTSPKRNDITTTISDTTSNQSVSHITTTSKLLPTDSEKTDTDLITTSTKLMTTTLSSATSSPLVSSIEPEVTLISTTTNEPTANELTTKETIIESTLTTLSSTATISESTSTTVFSGFTLPSFPNKSSVSPTEKSNKIELPTPLTKRTTTDHSTRLTLPTMLPGVKTTTSITRPSLPPIPPTESPCEYYGKAQQEALKRQPLPLCRESDDYQYPDFHNCSTYYKCSRGTMSRLDCLPNQEFSPRALRCMPVSKAKCQKHISLNEQKVFLDYFVLFNNAMKSYESK; the protein is encoded by the exons ATGG agcACATACGAGTCCTGCTCCTACTATGTATCACAACGGTTTTGGGTAACCCCTGCATAAACTGGACATTGAACTCCATGCCATACCCAAATGATTGCCAGAGCTACATAGTATGTTGGATGTCGAAACCTTATGTACGAGCGTGTCCGAACAACTTATACTATGACGTGAAATCAAAT AATTGCCAGCCATTGGTAGCAACTATGTGTTGTAATGTATCATTCCCATTCGAAAAACAAGTGCTTAACCTACCTCCAGCCCCAGGTGATGTCGGCGTACAAACAAAGAGGCCTAAACGTCCATTCACAAGACGCATCTTACCACCTCTTACATCAAGTGTTCATACGACCCTCTCGACTACGACTACTCAAGAAACATCAACAAAATTATCACCAATAACTGCAACAATGATAACGGAAAATCTATCAACTGGTGAAGATATATCACAACAAACGACAACTAGATCATCTGTAACTATATCAAGTACTCCCGCAACAACAATATATTACCCGTTGTCTACTCAAAATTTTACGAATACAGCCACGACAGATCACGAAACAGAATCAATTTTCTCAACAGCAATACCTACTAAAGCGACTCAATATCAACCAACATCAACTTCACAACAAGAAATCACTAAATTATCATCACCAACAGAAGCAACGACATGGCAAACGAAATTTGATTTAACGACATTATTAAATACAGAAACGACTCTAATACCATCTGTCGCAACAACATTACGTGAAAAGACAACACAAAAATTTAGTACAACAGAAACAGGTACAACGGCCACTAGTACTGCAATAAAACGTAACGAAACTAGTACTGAATCCTTGACCAGTAAAGTGCCTTTATTAAGTACGACTGAATCAACATTTTCATCTACTACTGATTCTCTGTTTACAGTGACTTCTGTTACTGATCTGTCCACATTAAGTAGTGATACAACAAACATACCAAGTACGAAAGAAACACCTGCAGTATCAACTGAACAAACATCTAGGATCAATCCATCAACAATATTAATCACTACTTCACCAACAGAGTATATGACAAGCAGTCACTCTGTAACAGCTACTGTTCCGGAAAtatcaacaatattaaattctaGTGAGATGGATATATATGAAGTAACTACGGAAAATACTATACCATTTACAATAAGTCAACCAACAACAACCCCAGCTAGTAATTTGAATACAAAAACTGACACAACTCCATCTATTACTTTACCAACTTTAAAGACAAGTACAGGAATATATTCTACTACTCAAGTAACTGAGgaaatcaatacaaataaaataacaactgtATATACAACACCTTCCACAGCAGCACCGACAATGATAACTATAAGATCAACGACAGAACTACCAAACACTACTAGTAAAGAAACTGATAAAACCGTAACAGAAACACACATGACAACTACCGACATGCCATCATCAAAGTATACtacagatttaaatttaacatcaaCACCCGTAACAACATCATTACCTTCTGAAACAACAGTCAATGAATCACAAACTACTACAAACACATATTCAACAGCAGAAGAAACATCAACGGAAACAGGTGAAACGAGTACATCAAGTTCCTCGACTGAAGCTTCAACTATCGCAATAGCAGAGAATTCAAGTACAAATACAATACAAGAAACCAGTACATTTGAATCTCCTTCAACAGCAAGCATTAATACTGATATTTCAACAACTATAAGCCCTATAACAAAGACCACGGAGCTGCTTATAACTGAATCTACTACAATAccacaaaccacaatatctgaaaatatATCTGTTACAACCACAGAACCAAATGGTACATCAATAACTTTTTCAACTTCACTTCCAACGTCAACATCAGCTGTGACATCTGAGCCGCTCATAACAAGCACAGAACATTCGACCGATGTCCCAATAATTACTAAACAAACTTTACCATCTTTATCTACAAAACTCTCTACAAAATCGGAATTTATAACTACTACATCAAGTGAATCAGATAAAACTACATTATCTATTAAATCTACGTTACCATCATTATCAACAAAAGTCACGCCTGAATTAGCAACTACAGTACCAGAATTAATTTCTACATCAACAATACTGCCAACGACAGATAAACTATCAAGTACAACTGAGCCTGTGACGCTTACGCCATATACAGATAAATTTTCATCCCAAGCAACAACATTTACTGGTAGTcctataattactttattgacGGAAGCAACACAGCCTGATAATAAATTGACATCGACTGTACAGCCCTTGCCGCCTGTAACTTCTACTGAAGCTACCTCAGAAATTACATCAGGTCTGTCAACTACAGATAAGGAACCAATGACAACAGAAGCAGGTCAATCAACAGCACATATGTCAACTGTTGTGTCATCTGAACCAACACAACATACTACAGTTTTAATACCATCATCAACATTATTAACAACTCCAACAGATGCTACAATTACAGAAACAGTCCCATCGACAGCCGGAAGTACATCTTCAGAATCTAGTGCAAATATTAGCACAAAGTTAACAACGGCTTTGCCTGTGTCACCAGAATCCACACAACATATTTCAACTGAAACTCAATCTGTTCCCAGTATTACTGCTACTACTATTAGTGCAACAACATCTGACATAGTAAGTACTATTTCAACAACAAGGGACTTAATTACAACGGCAACTGAACAAATAATAACGACCATGGCCTCGAGTGCAACTAGTGATAATACGTCACCTTCGGCTTCAACAGAGAAATCAGGAGTAACTCTGACAACTTCTGATGCAAATCCTATAACAGCCACCATGCCTTCAAATGAAATTGAGCCGACAGATACTACATGGTCAACAAAAGATTTTACATTAACAACACGGTTAATACTACCATCGATACCTTCTCCACTGCCATATTTGACAACTAAGCAAGAGAAATTAATAACAACACCAGCCACAATAAAAACAGATCTCGATGGAGCAGCGACAACTCCTTCTTCGGTAAAAGTATCAACTAACACAACGCCTTTATCAACTATTACACCTTTTGTTACCAAGCAAACTGATATACCTATTATACCATCTAGTACAATATTGCCTCAAACTGAAGCTAGTGTTAGCACGTCATATTCTGCTTCAACTACAATAAAAACTGAAACAATATCTGATGGACAAACATCGACATTTACGATCTCTGACTCCACGACGTCAATCGAAAAAATGAACACTACTTCAAATCCTCATACTACAATCTCATTTACAACAGAACAAGAAACATCTACAATAAAAAGTGAATTGAGTACCCCTGATTCCTCAGCTGCAACTTCAACTGCTGCAATAACAGAAGAACCTAGTACAAATACAATACAAGAAACTAGTACATTTGCATATCCAACGACAGCAAGTATTGATATCAGTACATCAACTATAAGCCCTGTAACAAAGATAACAGAGTCTACGACTGGATCTACTACAGTGCAACAAACAACAGACACTGAAGATATCGATGTACCTGGCACAACATTTCAACCACATGAGACAACAATGAACATTTCAACTTCACTTCCAACATCAGCTATAACATCTGAGCCGCTGATAATAAGCACACAACATTCGACCGATGTTCCAATAATTACTAAACAAACTTTACCATCTTTATCTACAAAATCCTCAACAACATCGGAATCTGTACCATCAACATCAGCGACTAGTACACCTAAATCTCTAACAACAGAAAACGTTGAAATTGATGATTCAACAACTATAAGCCCTATAACAAAGACAACGGAGCTGCTTATAACTGAATCTTCTAAATTGCCACAAACCACTGTAACTGAAGATATATCTGGCACAACAGCACAACCTCATGAAACAACAATGACTTTTTCAACATCACTTCCTACGTCAGCATCAGCTGTAACATCTGAGCCGCTCATAACAAGCACCGAACATTCGACCGATGTCCCAATAATTACTAAACAAACTTTACCATCTTTATCTACAAAACTCTCTACAACATCGGAATCTGTAACTATAACATCAAGTGAATCTGATGAAACTACACTATCTATTAAATCTACATTACCATCATTAACAACAAAAGTCACGCCTGATTTAGCAACTACAGTACCAGAATTAATTTCTAAATCAACGATACTGCCAACGACAGATAAAGTAACAAGTACATCTGAGCCTGTGACGCTTACGTCATATACTGATAAATTTTCATCCCAAACAACAACATTTACTGGTAGTcctataattactttattaacgGAAGCAACACAGCCTGATAATAAATTGACATCGACTGTACAGCCCTTGCCGCCTGTAACTTCTACTGAAGCTACCTCAGAAACTATACCAGATCTGCCAACTACAGATAAGGAACCAACGACAGAAATAGATCAATCTACAGCACATGTGTCAACTGATGTGTCATCTGAACCAACAAAACCTAGTACATTATTAACAACAGCAACTGATTCTTCAATTACATTAACGGACTCAACGACATCCCATCACTCAATTATTACAACTCCACAGCCTAGATCAACTATAAACACAGAGTTAACAACATCTTTGCCTGATACATCACAACCCACACAACATACTACATCTGAAACACAAACTATTCCCagtattactactactactgtaGCAACATCTGATATTACCACTACGTCACCAAAGAGAAATGATATCACAACTACTATATCAGATACTACAAGCAATCAATCAGTAAGTCACATAACAACAACATCTAAACTTTTGCCAACGGATTCAGAAAAAACAGATACTGACTTAATCACGACATCAACTAAACTTATGACGACCACTTTATCGAGTGCAACTAGTTCACCTTTAGTTTCTTCAATTGAACCAGAAGTAACTTTGATAAGTACGACTACCAACGAACCGACAGCGAATGAACTGACGACAAAAGAAACAATAATAGAGTCTACATTAACAACACTTAGTTCCACTGCAACGATTTCTGAGTCTACTTCGACTACGGTATTTTCTGGTTTCACACTACCATCTTTCCCCAATAAGTCTTCAGTCTCACCTAcagaaaaatcaaataaaattgaattacctACTCCTCTGACAAAAAGAACCACAACAGATCATTCGACACGTTTAACATTACCAACAATGTTACCGGGAGTTAAAACAACAACTTCGATCACAAGACCTTCGTTACCCCCGATACCACCAACCGAATCACCTTGCGAATACTATGGAAAAGCTCAACAAGAAGCTCTTAAGCGTCAACCGCTACCTTTGTGTAGAGAAAGCGATGACTACCAATACCCAGATTTTCACAACTGCAGCACCTACTACAAGTGTTCCAGAGGAACCATGTCAAGACTCGATTGTCTTCCTAACCAAGAATTCAGCCCTCGAGCACTT agATGCATGCCTGTGTCAAAAGCGAAATGTCAAAAGCACATATCATTGAATGAGCAGAAAGTCTTTTTAGATTATTTCGTGCTCTTCAACAACGCAATGAAAAGCTACGAAagcaaatga